The Nocardia arthritidis genome has a window encoding:
- a CDS encoding TetR/AcrR family transcriptional regulator: MGGQADRRTEIVRAAFDQLARGGFEGLRLRQIAEDVGIDHSTLHHHFPGKQDIIAEVARYTIGRFAVTPAEGATESLRTYLTHLRELLADAPEVFVVTAELDLRARRDPAVRAILERHEANWRRWLRELFVAGTESGAWSARVDPDEAVELIIAVIKGVQLTPNTAATAFAQLEKLLYK; the protein is encoded by the coding sequence GTGGGCGGACAGGCGGACAGGCGGACCGAGATCGTCCGGGCGGCGTTCGATCAGCTGGCCCGGGGCGGGTTCGAGGGTCTGCGACTGCGGCAGATCGCCGAGGACGTCGGCATCGACCACTCGACCCTGCACCATCACTTCCCCGGAAAACAGGACATCATCGCCGAGGTGGCGCGGTACACGATCGGCCGGTTCGCCGTGACGCCCGCCGAAGGTGCGACCGAGTCCCTGCGCACCTACCTGACCCATCTGCGCGAGCTGCTGGCCGACGCGCCGGAGGTGTTCGTCGTCACCGCCGAACTCGATCTGCGCGCCCGCCGCGATCCCGCGGTGCGGGCGATACTCGAGCGGCACGAGGCCAACTGGCGGCGCTGGCTGCGCGAATTGTTCGTCGCCGGAACGGAATCGGGCGCGTGGTCGGCGCGCGTCGATCCGGACGAGGCGGTCGAGCTCATAATCGCGGTGATCAAAGGTGTTCAGCTGACGCCGAATACGGCCGCCACGGCATTCGCTCAGCTGGAAAAGCTGCTCTATAAGTAA
- a CDS encoding DinB family protein — MDWADELGDQLDWHWRERLRPRLIGLTDAEYFWEPVPDCWTVRPRRGEHEMGGGRFTVDYAFPAPSPAPVTTIAWRLAHITVHVLAKRAEIHFGATPVDYDTHVYAGTAAAALDQLDRAYAAWASGMRTADLERGCGPDSGPFASRPLAALVQHVNREVIHHGAEIALLRDLYLRMAR, encoded by the coding sequence ATCGATTGGGCAGACGAACTCGGCGATCAACTGGACTGGCACTGGCGAGAACGCCTGCGGCCCAGGCTGATCGGGCTGACCGATGCGGAGTATTTCTGGGAGCCGGTCCCGGATTGCTGGACCGTGCGCCCGCGCCGCGGCGAGCACGAGATGGGCGGCGGCCGGTTCACCGTCGACTACGCCTTTCCCGCCCCGAGCCCCGCGCCGGTGACCACCATCGCATGGCGACTGGCCCACATCACCGTGCACGTGCTGGCCAAACGCGCCGAAATACATTTCGGCGCAACGCCTGTCGACTACGACACACACGTGTACGCGGGTACCGCCGCCGCGGCCCTCGACCAGCTCGACCGCGCCTATGCCGCGTGGGCGTCCGGTATGCGCACGGCGGATCTCGAACGCGGCTGCGGCCCGGACTCCGGTCCCTTCGCGAGCCGTCCGCTGGCGGCGCTGGTCCAGCACGTCAACCGCGAGGTGATTCATCATGGCGCGGAAATCGCGCTACTGCGCGACCTATATCTGCGTATGGCTCGGTGA
- a CDS encoding LLM class flavin-dependent oxidoreductase yields MMDRRFRFGVIGGPGAQWRELACRTEELGYSTLLMPDGLSLLAPLPAAAVAASVTKTLRVGTFVLASTVRMPRTAAWEAASVAVLTDHRLELGIGTGNPWMNRAAVDELGMPETTPAQRLALVEQTVRHLRELETTAHTPVLIAAGGPRSRKLAGQIADIVTPANHPLADRQEIARIVAEIDAAAGPRADRLEYLMNVLIVGDAIPRRLAPLAGDDIGALIAADSLSLLRGTPRQMADEIQRRRDAFGFSYITVNELFIDQFAPVVELLAGR; encoded by the coding sequence ATGATGGATAGACGTTTTCGCTTCGGGGTGATCGGTGGACCGGGAGCCCAGTGGCGCGAACTCGCCTGCCGCACCGAGGAACTCGGCTATTCGACCTTGCTGATGCCGGATGGTCTGAGCCTGCTCGCACCGTTGCCCGCCGCCGCGGTGGCGGCCTCGGTCACCAAGACGCTGCGCGTCGGCACCTTCGTGCTGGCGAGCACCGTGCGGATGCCGCGAACGGCGGCATGGGAGGCCGCCAGCGTCGCGGTGCTGACCGACCACCGGCTGGAGTTGGGCATCGGCACCGGGAATCCCTGGATGAACCGGGCGGCCGTCGACGAGCTCGGGATGCCCGAGACCACACCCGCGCAGCGACTGGCCCTCGTCGAGCAGACCGTGCGGCACCTGCGGGAACTGGAGACGACCGCACACACCCCCGTGCTGATCGCCGCAGGCGGCCCGCGCTCTCGAAAACTGGCCGGGCAAATCGCCGATATCGTCACCCCCGCCAACCACCCGCTGGCCGACCGGCAGGAGATCGCGCGAATCGTCGCCGAGATCGACGCGGCCGCCGGACCCCGCGCGGACCGGCTCGAATACCTGATGAACGTCCTCATCGTCGGCGATGCCATACCCCGGCGGCTGGCGCCACTCGCCGGCGACGATATCGGCGCCCTGATCGCGGCCGACTCGTTGAGCCTGTTGCGCGGTACCCCTCGGCAAATGGCCGACGAGATCCAGCGTCGCCGCGACGCATTCGGCTTCTCCTACATCACCGTCAACGAGCTCTTCATCGACCAGTTCGCGCCGGTGGTCGAGCTGCTGGCCGGACGATGA
- a CDS encoding amino acid permease produces the protein MTTTRDQVGTDLRRSLGRRQMTMLGLGSALGTGLFLGSGAAIGIAGPAVIVAYVICAVIAGIISACLAEMTARYPLRGAFGALCARFLSPFAGYVARWSYSAAAVIAVGSEVVAAATYLRFWWPGLPMWVGVAVVAGIVVAINLVGVGSFGAVEFVLSSVKVIALSLFIVFGVLLVFVGLPRLDAVGVENLTGHGGFAPHGWAAVWQSMSIVIFGFVGIELVAISAPEAKDPRGAIEAAMRTLIWRLAFFYIAAVAIVLCVVPWTDAATGGGVRSSPFVQVFGAVGIPAAAAITNFLVLVAAVSAANANLYGATRLINSLALDGMAPRILRATSGRGVPVAAVALAATGTLVAAVLTMSGVANIYVLLTSVAIFGVLVTWLLILVSYLRFRDGAPRTGFAAKLGKPAALVGIAGVLAIVATAAAVHMMTMSLVIGLLFLLILAGVYRAAGLHNRLPAATD, from the coding sequence GTGACGACGACGCGAGATCAGGTGGGCACCGATCTGCGGAGGTCGCTCGGGCGTCGGCAGATGACGATGCTCGGGCTCGGGTCGGCATTGGGTACCGGACTTTTTCTGGGGTCCGGTGCGGCCATCGGTATCGCCGGGCCCGCCGTGATCGTCGCGTACGTGATCTGCGCGGTGATCGCGGGCATCATCTCGGCGTGTCTGGCGGAGATGACCGCGCGCTACCCGCTGCGCGGCGCGTTCGGTGCGCTGTGCGCGCGGTTCCTGTCGCCGTTCGCCGGGTACGTCGCCCGCTGGTCCTACAGTGCGGCGGCGGTGATCGCGGTGGGCAGCGAGGTGGTGGCCGCGGCCACCTATCTGCGGTTCTGGTGGCCCGGCCTGCCGATGTGGGTGGGTGTCGCGGTGGTCGCCGGGATCGTCGTCGCGATCAATCTGGTCGGCGTCGGTTCGTTCGGCGCGGTGGAATTCGTGCTGTCCAGCGTGAAAGTCATTGCGCTTTCGCTGTTTATCGTCTTCGGAGTGCTGCTGGTATTCGTCGGGCTGCCGCGCTTGGACGCGGTGGGCGTCGAAAACCTCACCGGGCACGGCGGATTCGCGCCGCACGGCTGGGCGGCGGTGTGGCAATCGATGTCGATCGTGATCTTCGGATTCGTCGGCATCGAGCTGGTCGCCATCTCGGCGCCGGAGGCGAAGGATCCGCGCGGCGCCATCGAGGCGGCGATGCGCACGCTGATCTGGCGGCTGGCGTTCTTCTATATCGCGGCGGTCGCGATCGTGCTCTGCGTCGTGCCGTGGACCGACGCCGCGACGGGCGGCGGCGTCCGGTCGAGTCCGTTCGTGCAGGTCTTCGGCGCGGTCGGGATTCCGGCGGCGGCCGCGATCACGAACTTCCTGGTGCTGGTCGCGGCGGTCTCGGCGGCGAACGCCAACCTCTACGGCGCGACGCGATTGATCAACTCGCTGGCGCTGGACGGTATGGCGCCCCGGATACTCCGCGCGACCTCGGGGCGCGGCGTTCCGGTGGCGGCGGTCGCGCTGGCCGCGACCGGCACCCTCGTCGCGGCGGTGCTCACGATGTCGGGCGTCGCCAATATCTATGTGCTGCTCACATCGGTGGCGATTTTCGGCGTGCTGGTGACCTGGCTGTTGATCCTGGTGTCGTACTTGCGTTTTCGCGACGGGGCGCCGCGGACCGGGTTCGCGGCGAAATTGGGTAAGCCCGCCGCGCTGGTCGGCATCGCAGGTGTGCTCGCGATCGTCGCGACCGCCGCCGCGGTGCACATGATGACGATGTCGCTGGTGATCGGGCTGCTGTTCCTGCTGATTCTGGCCGGGGTGTATCGAGCCGCGGGGTTGCACAACCGCTTGCCTGCCGCGACGGACTGA
- a CDS encoding flavin-containing monooxygenase codes for MSSTNGSRTIPQYDVVIIGAGLGGIGAGVALRGVGVENFLIIDKWGRVGGTWFANTYPGVAVDVPSPVYNFSFQQRSNWSRFFAPGHEIQRYAEEVVDRQGLRDKLRLGCGAVGAAFDEAADLWRIRTEHGDEITARFTIGAVGGLEVPQTPDIPGIDEYAGKIMHSARWDHSYDYRGQRVAVIGTGATALQVIPELAKSVAQLTVYQRRAIWIGPKLDFPMGPALNSVLNFPPLQKTVRFVGNVGVNAGLGAGLALSSYPRLTGAAIGIGEIALKGYLFSQVRDRELRRKLTPDYRLGCKRPSVSNVYFKTFTRSHVELDTTPIARFTSTGIVTADGAEREFDMVLCATGFRVMEKGATPAYPIYGRGGIELGEFWDTNRYQAYQGVSVPGFPNAFLVIGPYAYAPGSYIPLIESTSAHAARVIAETRRRGATRVEVRQVPHDRYFARMDERAKRTHLFTQGCVTSNTYYINYQGDGAAFRPSTQLEMYWENRHFPLNDYSYSTTRPRAATQDDALATTS; via the coding sequence ATGAGTTCCACCAACGGTTCTCGCACCATCCCCCAATACGACGTCGTGATCATCGGCGCCGGGCTCGGCGGGATCGGCGCCGGCGTCGCGCTGCGCGGGGTCGGCGTCGAGAATTTCCTCATCATCGATAAATGGGGCAGGGTCGGCGGAACCTGGTTCGCCAACACCTATCCCGGCGTCGCCGTCGACGTGCCGTCGCCGGTGTACAACTTCTCCTTCCAGCAACGCTCGAACTGGTCGCGATTCTTCGCACCCGGTCACGAAATCCAGCGCTACGCCGAGGAAGTCGTCGACCGGCAGGGCCTGCGGGACAAGCTGCGGCTCGGCTGCGGCGCCGTCGGCGCGGCCTTCGACGAGGCGGCCGATCTGTGGCGGATCCGCACCGAACACGGCGACGAGATCACCGCCCGGTTCACCATCGGCGCGGTCGGCGGCCTGGAAGTGCCGCAGACACCGGACATTCCGGGTATCGACGAGTACGCCGGCAAGATCATGCACAGCGCGCGGTGGGACCACTCCTACGATTACCGGGGCCAGCGGGTAGCCGTAATAGGCACGGGCGCAACGGCTTTGCAGGTGATACCGGAGCTCGCCAAGTCGGTGGCGCAACTGACGGTGTATCAGCGGCGCGCGATCTGGATCGGCCCCAAGCTGGACTTCCCGATGGGCCCGGCGCTCAACTCGGTCCTCAACTTTCCGCCCTTGCAGAAGACGGTCCGGTTCGTCGGCAATGTCGGCGTGAACGCCGGTCTCGGCGCCGGCCTGGCCCTTTCGAGTTATCCAAGGCTCACCGGTGCGGCCATCGGGATCGGTGAAATAGCGCTCAAGGGCTACCTTTTCAGCCAGGTGCGCGATCGGGAACTGCGCCGCAAGCTCACCCCCGACTATCGGCTCGGCTGTAAGCGGCCGTCGGTCTCCAACGTGTACTTCAAGACCTTCACCCGATCGCACGTCGAACTCGACACCACGCCGATCGCCCGGTTCACCTCCACCGGAATCGTCACCGCGGACGGCGCCGAACGCGAATTCGATATGGTGCTGTGCGCCACCGGATTCCGGGTGATGGAAAAAGGCGCGACACCCGCCTACCCGATATACGGCCGCGGCGGCATCGAACTCGGCGAATTCTGGGACACCAACAGGTATCAGGCATACCAGGGCGTCTCGGTCCCGGGATTCCCCAACGCATTCCTGGTGATCGGCCCGTACGCGTACGCGCCGGGCTCGTATATCCCCTTGATCGAGTCCACTTCGGCACACGCCGCCAGGGTGATCGCCGAAACCCGCAGGCGCGGCGCCACCCGGGTCGAGGTGCGCCAGGTTCCGCACGACCGCTACTTCGCCCGCATGGACGAACGCGCCAAGCGGACGCACCTGTTCACCCAGGGGTGCGTCACCTCCAACACCTACTACATCAACTACCAGGGCGACGGCGCCGCCTTCCGCCCGTCGACTCAGCTCGAAATGTATTGGGAGAATCGGCATTTCCCGCTGAACGACTACAGCTACAGCACCACGCGGCCGCGCGCCGCGACGCAGGACGACGCACTGGCCACCACCAGCTGA
- a CDS encoding flavin-containing monooxygenase, with translation MRDSRPDHEVVVIGAGPGGIAAGVKLKQAGITEFAILDRADEVGGSWHENHYPGLEVDIPSIAYQYSFARNPNWSRLFAAGAEVKQYHVDVARRFGLYPHLRFGTHVVAERWDAENHRWNLHLADGGVITARFVISAVGAFISPKQDPGIPGLTDFRGKVLRPADWDHDYDIDGRRVAVIGTGASSVQITPSIAARVGSLTVYQRTPVWCIPKPNPRIPGIVKFALRTPGLQAATHGAVLLVVDAGLRVLSNAPMPLVRPAMRAADATAIAGYRGLLRLMVRDRATRAKLTPDYGPIAKRPTANTGYLLAFNRANVALETTPIDRITTNGIRTTDGIERTFDAIVLATGYHVFSDPETYLPGMVVGANGLDLGAFYAEHGLQAYQSVSLPGLPNRWTLVGPYSWTGSGWHAFVEMTADHAVRAIREARRRGATYMAIRQDVHDAYHRDIYRHGAAMRFYLTELNGHVPTYYRNSQGDSTYIRPTGFFRARRGHRRFPLDDYSYEALPVVATNRAARVAEASSRF, from the coding sequence GTGCGGGATTCGCGCCCCGACCACGAGGTTGTCGTCATCGGTGCCGGGCCGGGCGGGATCGCGGCGGGTGTGAAGCTGAAACAGGCCGGGATCACCGAATTCGCCATACTGGACCGCGCCGACGAGGTGGGTGGCAGCTGGCACGAAAATCATTATCCGGGGCTGGAAGTCGATATCCCGTCGATCGCGTATCAGTACTCGTTCGCGCGGAATCCCAACTGGAGCAGGCTGTTCGCGGCCGGAGCCGAGGTGAAGCAGTACCACGTCGACGTGGCCCGCCGGTTCGGGCTGTACCCGCACCTCAGATTCGGCACGCATGTGGTCGCCGAGCGGTGGGATGCCGAAAACCACAGGTGGAACCTGCATCTCGCGGACGGCGGGGTGATCACGGCGCGATTCGTGATCAGCGCGGTCGGCGCGTTCATCAGCCCCAAACAGGATCCGGGGATTCCGGGGCTCACCGATTTCCGCGGTAAGGTCCTGCGGCCCGCCGACTGGGATCACGACTACGACATCGACGGCAGGCGCGTCGCCGTCATCGGCACCGGCGCGAGTTCGGTGCAGATCACGCCGTCCATCGCGGCGCGAGTCGGCAGCCTCACCGTCTACCAGCGCACCCCGGTCTGGTGTATTCCCAAGCCGAATCCGCGGATTCCCGGCATCGTCAAGTTCGCCCTGCGCACCCCCGGCCTACAGGCCGCGACCCACGGCGCGGTGCTGCTGGTGGTCGACGCCGGACTGCGCGTCCTCTCCAATGCGCCGATGCCGCTGGTGCGCCCGGCCATGCGCGCGGCCGACGCGACCGCCATCGCCGGATACCGGGGCCTGCTGCGGCTCATGGTGCGCGATCGGGCGACGCGAGCGAAACTCACACCCGACTACGGCCCGATCGCCAAGCGCCCCACCGCGAATACCGGCTACCTGCTCGCCTTCAACCGCGCGAATGTCGCACTCGAAACCACACCGATCGACCGGATCACCACGAACGGCATCCGCACCACCGACGGCATCGAGCGCACCTTCGACGCGATCGTGCTTGCCACCGGATACCACGTCTTCTCCGATCCGGAGACCTACCTGCCCGGCATGGTGGTCGGTGCGAACGGATTGGACCTCGGCGCGTTCTACGCCGAGCACGGATTGCAGGCGTACCAAAGCGTTTCGCTGCCCGGCCTGCCCAATCGTTGGACGCTGGTCGGCCCGTATTCGTGGACCGGCAGCGGCTGGCACGCCTTCGTCGAGATGACCGCCGATCACGCGGTGCGCGCCATCCGGGAGGCGCGCCGCCGCGGCGCGACCTATATGGCGATCCGCCAGGATGTGCACGACGCGTATCACCGCGATATCTACCGTCACGGCGCGGCCATGCGCTTCTACCTGACCGAACTCAACGGTCACGTGCCGACGTACTACCGAAATTCGCAGGGCGACAGCACTTATATCAGGCCGACCGGATTCTTCCGCGCCCGCCGCGGGCATCGCCGGTTCCCGCTCGACGATTACAGCTACGAGGCGCTGCCCGTGGTGGCCACCAACAGGGCCGCGCGCGTCGCCGAGGCGTCGTCACGATTCTGA